The genomic region AAGCACTGCTGGAACAAAAGTCGCTGGCGCTGCACCAGGCCAACGAGGAATTGCGACAGCTGAATGTCTCCCTCGAAGAACGCATTCAGGCGCGCGCCGCCGAACTGCACCGCAAAGACCGGCAGTACCGCACGCTGATCCAGAACCTGCACGCCGGGGTTCTGCTCGAAGACGAACACCGTCGCATCGTGCTCACCAACCAGTACTTCTGCGACCTGTTTGGCATCCCGGCGGCGCCCGAAGCGCTCGTGGGCCTGGATTGTTCGGACTCCGCCGGGCAGTCCAAACACCTGTTCCGCTGCCCCGAAAGCTTCGTCAAACGCATCGAAGAACTGTTGCAGGGACGGACGCTCTGCGTGGGCGAGGAACTGGAAACCGCCGATGGCCGCGTGCTGGAACGGGATTACGTGCCCATTTTTGATCACGAACAATACCTCGGACACCTCTGGCGCTACGAGGATATTACGGAGCAGAAACGGGTGCAGGACCTCATCCGCCGCAGCGAGGAAAAATACCGGGGTATCATCGAGAACATGGACCTTGGCCTCATGGAGGTGGACAATAACGACGTTATTCAGCGGGTTTATCCCCGGTTTGCGCAACTGACAGGCTACGGGTCGCAAGAACTCGTAGGCAGGCATGCCATGGAAATGCTGCTGCCGGGGCCGGAATACCGCCCGGTGCTGAATGCCCAGAACACTGAACGCCTCAGCGGCAAGTCGGGCGTTTACGAGGTGCCCATCCGGCGGAAAGACGGCCAGATTATCTGGGTCATCATCAGCGGCGCGCCCATTCTGGATGGCATGGGCAACGTCGTCGGGTCGGTAGGCATCCACTTGGACATCACCGAACGGAAACGAACGCAGGAGGCGCTGGAAAAGGCCCGGCGGGTAGCCGAAGACGCCCGGCAGGCCGAGAAACGGTTTCTGGCCAACATGAGCCACGAAATCCGGACGCCCATCAACGCCATCATCGGCATGACCCACCTGCTTTTCGACACCCGGCTGACCCCGGTTCAGCAGGACTACCTCCGCGGCATTGCCTCCTCGTCGGATCTGCTGCTGTCGCTGGTGTCGGATGTGCTGGATTTTTCGAAAATTGAAGCCGGCGAAATGCAATTGACCGAGTCGGAATTTCTGCTGCCCGAACTGGTCGGCGAACTGATGCAGACGTTCCGGTACAAAACCACCGACAAGCCGGTGCGGATACAGAGTTTTCTGGACAGCAGCCTGCCCCGGCGGGTCGTCGGCGACCCCACTTTTGTGCAGCGTATTCTGATGAACCTCGTCGGAAATGCCGTCAAATTCACCGAAAAAGGCAGTATCCGGGTCGAAGCGGCCCTGCTGGAAGAAGCCGCCGACCACATTACGGTCGAATTCAGCGTGGCCGATACGGGGATTGGAATTAACGCCGAAACGCTGCCTACCCTCTTCCAAAGCTTCCGGCAGGCCGGCCCGGCCCGAATGCAGTTGGGCGGGACGGGGTTGGGGCTGGCGATTGTTCGGCAACTGGTGCAGTTGCACGGGGGAGAGGTGTCGGTAACGAGCGAACCCGACCGCGGCACCACCTTCCGGTTTACGCTCCGTTTCGGACTTCCGGCCCAGCCGGGCACAGACGCGCCGGTTACGCTCCCGAAGCCGACAACCGGCCGTATTCGCAGCAGTCGGGTGCTGGTGGCGGAAGACAATCTGATGAACCAGAAGTACCTGACGGGCCTTCTGAACCGCTGGGGAATCCATTTTGAAGTCGCCCGGAACGGGCAGGAGGCGGTCCGGATGGCCGAAGAACAGGCGTTCGATCTGGTCCTGATGGATTTGATGATGCCGGTCATGGACGGCTACGAAGCGGTCGCCCGGATTCGTCGAATTTCCAATGGCAACCGGATTATTCCGGTCGTGGCCCTGACCGCCAACGCCTTCGCCGAAGAACGCACGCGGGCGCTGAAAGCCGGCATGAACGACTACCTGCCCAAGCCGTTCACGCCCGCCCAGCTCCGGAGTCTGCTGGAACGGCATCTGCCCGATAACGGTCCGGTTGTCGGCCCAGGAGTGCCCGAAACGACCGATTCTGCCGAAGTGATTCCGGTTCTTAACCGCGACGAACTGAACAGCCTGTACGGAAACGATACGGAATACGCCCGGATGATGTTTGATCTGTTTCTGGAAACCATCGTGCCGGACCTGCCCCAACTGAAGCAGTTGGCAAACGCGGCGGAACGCGAGGCGCTGGGCCAGTTGCTGCAC from Tellurirhabdus rosea harbors:
- a CDS encoding PAS domain-containing hybrid sensor histidine kinase/response regulator produces the protein MESDLDLLRRRVERERLARQQAEALLEQKSLALHQANEELRQLNVSLEERIQARAAELHRKDRQYRTLIQNLHAGVLLEDEHRRIVLTNQYFCDLFGIPAAPEALVGLDCSDSAGQSKHLFRCPESFVKRIEELLQGRTLCVGEELETADGRVLERDYVPIFDHEQYLGHLWRYEDITEQKRVQDLIRRSEEKYRGIIENMDLGLMEVDNNDVIQRVYPRFAQLTGYGSQELVGRHAMEMLLPGPEYRPVLNAQNTERLSGKSGVYEVPIRRKDGQIIWVIISGAPILDGMGNVVGSVGIHLDITERKRTQEALEKARRVAEDARQAEKRFLANMSHEIRTPINAIIGMTHLLFDTRLTPVQQDYLRGIASSSDLLLSLVSDVLDFSKIEAGEMQLTESEFLLPELVGELMQTFRYKTTDKPVRIQSFLDSSLPRRVVGDPTFVQRILMNLVGNAVKFTEKGSIRVEAALLEEAADHITVEFSVADTGIGINAETLPTLFQSFRQAGPARMQLGGTGLGLAIVRQLVQLHGGEVSVTSEPDRGTTFRFTLRFGLPAQPGTDAPVTLPKPTTGRIRSSRVLVAEDNLMNQKYLTGLLNRWGIHFEVARNGQEAVRMAEEQAFDLVLMDLMMPVMDGYEAVARIRRISNGNRIIPVVALTANAFAEERTRALKAGMNDYLPKPFTPAQLRSLLERHLPDNGPVVGPGVPETTDSAEVIPVLNRDELNSLYGNDTEYARMMFDLFLETIVPDLPQLKQLANAAEREALGQLLHKIRPSLSMVGLSRLVEKVREAERLCRSEGDREVLVRQVEELDGLLQASVSALRQERDRLSRAV